A genome region from Meriones unguiculatus strain TT.TT164.6M chromosome 2, Bangor_MerUng_6.1, whole genome shotgun sequence includes the following:
- the LOC110561957 gene encoding four and a half LIM domains protein 1-like, translating to MSEKFLCHYCQNSLQGKKYVEKDGQCCCLSCFDKHWANTCEECRQPISADSKEVHYKSGYWHNTCFCCYKCRQPLATETFVSWENKILCNKCAIQDTAPKCQGCLNSIVAGDQNVEYNNTIWHKNCFICSNCKQVIGTQSFFPKDDKFYCVTCHENMFAKRCTKCNKPIKTGGISYQDQPWHSECFVCCNCSKELSGQRFTVVDNQYYCVDCYKNVVAKKCTECRNAITGFGKGTNMVAHEEHYWHDYCFNCKNCSVNLANKHFVYLGEQVFCPDCAKKK from the coding sequence ATGTCTGAGAAGTTCCTGTGCCACTATTGCCAGAATTCCTTGCAGGGAAAGAAGTATGTGGAAAAGGATGGACAATGCTGTTGCCTGTCGTGCTTTGATAAACACTGGGCCAATACCTGTGAGGAATGCCGCCAACCAATAAGTGCAGATTCTAAGGAGGTGCATTATAAGAGCGGCTACTGGCACAACACCTGCTTCTGTTGTTACAAGTGCCGTCAACCCTTGGCCACTGAGACCTTTGTGTCCTGGGAAAACAAGATCCTGTGCAACAAGTGTGCCATTCAGGACACCGCCCCCAAGTGCCAAGGGTGCCTCAACAGTATTGTGGCAGGAGACCAGAATGTAGAGTACAACAATACCATCTGGCATAAAAACTGCTTTATCTGCAGCAACTGCAAGCAAGTCATTGGAACCCAAAGCTTCTTCCCTAAAGATGATAAATTCTACTGTGTGACTTGCCATGAGAACATGTTTGCAAAGCGTTGTACAAAATGCAATAAGCCCATCAAAACTGGAGGAATCAGTTACCAGGATCAGCCCTGGCACAGTGAGTGCTTTGTATGTTGTAACTGCTCTAAGGAGCTGAGTGGGCAGCGCTTCACTGTTGTGGACAACCAGTATTACTGTGTGGATTGCTACAAGAACGTTGTGGCCAAGAAGTGCACTGAATGCCGAAATGCCATCACTGGGTTTGGCAAAGGCACCAATATGGTGGCCCATGAAGAACATTACTGGCATGACTACTGCTTCAACTGCAAAAACTGTTCTGTAAATCTGGCCAACAAGCACTTTGTGTATCTTGGTGAGCAGGTGTTTTGTCCTGACTGTGCCAAAAAGAAATAA